From Drosophila yakuba strain Tai18E2 chromosome 2L, Prin_Dyak_Tai18E2_2.1, whole genome shotgun sequence, one genomic window encodes:
- the LOC6528795 gene encoding ubiquitin-like modifier-activating enzyme 1, translated as MSSGQQLMADSPACSSSDHSPLAKKRRLELVGDGVRGKGKEEEEAGGATSSSNNYENHDKAGGVDISGNCQSETTSERQLELCVSSSTSDTCGVNAATKRAEKQKPKQSQGSGDYVSTSSAVEKEGSKQPEKRNYLDTTTIKSQEASSSGSATSNSNNNVSSSNNNSNTSTNNRQLEGSSSMAGNSAAAGGDIDESLYSRQLYVLGHDAMRRMANSDILLSGLGGLGLEIAKNVILGGVKSITLHDTATCGLHDLSSQFYLTEADIGKNRAEASCAQLAELNSYVRTVSHTGPLTEEFLRKFRVVVLTNSDGEEQQRIGKFAHENGIALIIAETRGLFAKVFCDFGESFTIYDQDGTQPISTMIASITHDAQGVVTCLDETRHGFNDGDYVTFSEVQGMQELNGCQPLKITVLGPYTFSIGDTSKFAEYKSGGVATQVKMPKTISFKSLAQATEEPEFLISDFAKLDSPATLHVAFNALSCYRKAHNGALPRPWNQEDANSFLEVVRASSSAEVDEKLVLQFAKICSGNTCPLDAAVGGIVAQEVLKACSGKFTPIYQWLYFDALECLPTEGVEEADAQPVGSRYDSQIAIFGKKFQEKLADSKWFIVGAGAIGCELLKNFGMLGLGTGKGQIFVTDMDLIEKSNLNRQFLFRPHDVQKPKSMTAADAIKRMNPEVNVTAYELRVGAETEKVFSEDFFGKLDGVANALDNVDARIYMDRKCIFNRIPLVETGTLGTLGNVQVIVPFATESYSSSQDPPEKSIPICTLKNFPNAIEHTLQWARDAFEGVFKQSAENAAQYIADPQFTERIAKLPGIQPLDILDSIKKALIDDKPKSFAHCVEWARLYWEDQYVNQIKQLLFNFPPDQITSSGQPFWSGPKRCPDPLVFDVNDPMHLDFIYAGANLRAEVYGIEQVRNRETIAELVQKVKVPEFKPRSGVKIETNEAAAAASANNFDDGELDQDRVDKIISELLKNADKTSKITPLEFEKDDDSNLHMDFIVACSNLRAANYKIPPADRHKSKLIAGKIIPAIATTTSVLSGLAVLEVIKLIVGHRDLVKFKNGFANLALPFMAFSEPVPAAKNTYYGKEWTLWDRFEVTGELSLQEFLNYFEENEKLKITMLSQGVSMLYSFFMPKAKCSERLPLPMSEVVRRVSKRRLEPHERSLVFEICCNDVDGEDVEVPYVRYTLP; from the exons ATGTCAAGCGGTCAGCAATTGATGGCCGATTCGCCAGCCTGCAGCTCAAGTGACCATTCgccgttggccaaaaaaaggCGATTGGAGTTGGTGGGCGATGGAGtaaggggaaaggggaaggAAGAGGAAGAAGCCGGCGGAGcaacgagcagcagcaacaactacgAAAATCACGACAAAGCAGGCGGCGTTGACATTTCGGGCAATTGCCAGAGTGAGACGACTAGCGAGCGCCAGCTGGAATTGTGCGTATCGTCGTCCACCTCTGACACATGCGGCGTAAATGCTGCGACGAAGCGAGCCGAAAagcagaaaccgaaacagagCCAAGGAAGCGGCGACTACGTTAGTACCTCGTCAGCAGTGGAAAAGGAAGGAAGCAAGCAGCCGGAGAAGCGCAATTACCTGGACACCACCACAATAAAATCGCAAGAAGCCTCCTCCAGTGGATCCGCCactagcaacagcaacaataacgtcagctccagcaacaacaacagtaatACCAGCACCAATAACCGACAACTGGAAGGAAGCAGCAGCATGGCTGGAAACAGTGCCGCCGCCGGCGGAGATATCGATGAATCGCTGTACTCGCGCCAATTGTACGTCCTGGGTCACGATGCAATGCGCCGGATGGCCAATTCGGATATCCTTCTGTCGGGACTGGGAGGACTCGGCCTGGAGATTGCCAAAAATGTGATTCTGGGCGGTGTGAAATCGATCACCTTGCATGACACAGCAACTTGTGGG CTCCATGACTTGTCGTCGCAATTCTATCTCACGGAAGCCGATATCGGAAAGAATCGTGCGGAGGCCTCTTGCGCCCAGTTGGCCGAGTTAAACAGCTATGTGCGCACCGTTTCGCACACGGGTCCGCTTACCGAGGAGTTCCTGCGCAAGTTTCGCGTTGTGGTGCTCACCAACTCCGATGGGGAGGAGCAGCAGAGGATCGGCAAATTTGCCCATGAAAATGGCATTGCTCTGATCATCGCAGAGACCCGGGGTTTGTTCGCCAAGGTGTTCTGTGACTTTGGTGAGAGCTTTACCATTTACGACCAGGATGGCACACAGCCGATCTCCACCATGATAGCTAGTATAACACACGACGCACAGGGAGTAGTCACCTGCCTGGACGAGACGCGCCATGGCTTTAATGACGGCGACTACGTCACCTTCTCGGAGGTGCAGGGAATGCAAGAACTGAACGGCTGCCAGCCCCTTAAGATCACAGTGCTGGGACCCTACACCTTCAGCATTGGGGACACCAGCAAGTTTGCAGAATACAAAAGCGGCGGAGTTGCCACCCAGGTGAAGATGCCCAAGACCATCAGCTTCAAGTCCCTGGCACAGGCCACAGAGGAGCCGGAGTTCTTGATATCCGATTTCGCTAAGCTGGACTCGCCGGCCACTCTGCACGTGGCGTTCAATGCCCTCTCCTGCTACCGGAAGGCCCATAATGGAGCCTTGCCGCGTCCCTGGAACCAGGAGGACGCCAATAGCTTCCTGGAGGTGGTCcgggccagcagcagcgcgGAAGTCGACGAAAAGCTGGTGCTGCAATTCGCCAAAATCTGCTCTGGCAACACGTGCCCGCTGGACGCGGCCGTTGGTGGAATTGTGGCCCAGGAGGTTCTCAAGGCCTGCAGCGGAAAGTTCACACCTATCTACCAGTGGTTGTACTTTGACGCCTTGGAGTGTCTGCCCACAGAGGGTGTTGAGGAGGCGGATGCCCAGCCCGTGGGCTCGCGCTATGATTCTCAGATTGCCATTTTTGGCAAGAAATTCCAGGAGAAGTTGGCTGACTCTAAATGGTTTATTGTCGGCGCCGGAGCCATCGGTTGTGAGCTATTGAAAAACTTTGGAATGCTGGGCCTGGGAACTGGCAAGGGACAGATTTTCGTCACAGACATGGATCTCATTGAGAAGTCGAATCTGAACCGGCAATTCCTGTTCCGGCCGCACGACGTCCAGAAGCCAAAATCAATGACGGCCGCCGACGCTATTAAACGGATGAATCCCGAAGTAAATGTCACCGCATACGAGTTGCGCGTTGGAGCAGAAACGGAGAAGGTATTCTCCGAAGACTTCTTTGGCAAGCTGGATGGTGTAGCCAATGCGCTGGACAACGTGGATGCTCGCATATATATGGATCGCAAATGCATCTTCAACCGCATTCCGCTCGTTGAGACCGGAACTCTGGGAACCTTGGGCAACGTTCAAGTGATTGTGCCCTTTGCCACCGAATCTTACAGCTCCTCCCAGGATCCCCCAGAAAAGAGTATTCCCATCTGCACGCTGAAGAACTTCCCCAATGCCATCGAGCACACTCTGCAGTGGGCGCGTGACGCCTTCGAAGGCGTCTTCAAGCAATCTGCAGAAAACGCTGCTCAGTACATCGCTGATCCTCAATTCACCGAGCGAATCGCCAAGCTGCCAGGTATTCAGCCTCTGGATATCCTTGATTCTATCAAG AAAGCCCTGATCGATGACAAGCCCAAGAGCTTCGCGCACTGCGTAGAGTGGGCCCGGTTATATTGGGAGGATCAATACGTTAACCAGATTAAGCAGCTGCTCTTTAACTTCCCACCCGATCAGATCACCTCCAGTGGTCAGCCGTTTTGGTCTGGTCCCAAGCGGTGCCCCGATCCCCTGGTTTTTGATGTCAACGATCCCATGCACCTCGACTTTATCTACGCGGGGGCCAATCTCCGAGCGGAGGTCTATGGCATTGAACAGGTCCGCAATCGCGAGACGATCGCAGAGCTGGTGCAGAAGGTTAAG gTGCCTGAGTTTAAACCCCGTTCGGGCGTGAAAATCGAGACCAATgaggcagcagctgccgcctcGGCCAATAACTTTGATGATGGAGAGTTGGACCAAGATCGCGTCGACAAGATCATTTCGGAGCTGCTGAAGAACGCTGACAAAACCTCCAAAATCACGCCACTAGAGTTTGAAAAGGACGATGACAGTAACTTGCACATGGACTTTATTGTGGCCTGCTCAAATCTACGCGCTGCCAACTACAAAATTCCGCCAGCGGATCGCCACAAGTCCAAGTTGATAGCTGGCAAAATCATACCTGCTATTGCCACCACCACGTCGGTGCTCTCTGGCTTGGCTGTGCTCGAGGTGATTAAGCTGATTGTCGGCCACCGTGATCTCGTAAAATTCAAGAACGGCTTTGCCAACCTTGCACTGCCGTTCATGGCCTTCTCTGAACCGGTCCCTGCCGCCAAGAATACATACTACGGCAAGGAGTGGACGCTGTGGGACCGCTTTGAGGTGACCGGCGAGCTCTCGCTGCAGGAATTCCTTAACTATTTCGAGGAGAATGAGAAGCTTAAGATCACCATGCTCTCACAGGGCGTGTCCATGCTGTACTCATTCTTCATGCCGAAGGCCAAGTGCTCAGAGAGGCTGCCGTTGCCCATGTCGGAGGTCGTGCGTCGCGTGTCCAAACGTCGCCTGGAGCCGCACGAGCGGTCCCTGGTTTTCGAGATCTGCTGCAACGATGTTGACGGCGAGGATGTGGAGGTGCCCTATGTCCGTTACACCCTGCCCTAA